A single genomic interval of Nonomuraea rubra harbors:
- a CDS encoding DUF6185 family protein, translating into MRRILVTVLIFSALTAALVTFLTNAADELGGTGHRPECPVTSAGDVRRTARLVVDNTDVPAPVLTSVTVVTVPLRAPLVGGLFQGRAHPAYRQSMHCLLRTGDGEWRWWERRKSPPAVVVGNDKVMITDTVYADVDYLVWELCRSPDQSLAPGPRGFPDCEAEAGVGPWRLHGPGAGRWYFELAADPAGTWDEVTLELPPGWLRAPIPLPAASGPRHLTWRGLSQPAGFTLLPDIDARSVITMNAHPGRSLSMLLLNLCDLAILLLPVIWTGTRSRGRKRSPSSGHPDPGDEPGLRERRARDAARARRRRRWRARLRLRFLLVPLTVTLITAVIDETNEWFGPSVSEGDAEFTYWAITTGALLLSGALMLGAARLWRALPAMVLVAAMYGGVGLSERLVPAGEEHLVFPDEMPLLPWSAPLAIGASLILVLLLLIAVLNGLRLAWRPCADAALPAWAWWAATSGAALTVSYVCYASARDRSWAAWLDYDTASIAGVAWDQLWLPYSVVWLVSGSGLLWLWPLALVLAYLREQAAVRAAIGLPLWHSPGAGPPTVTGPSGRRRLMVVWVFAAGAMSFSEYYGGLYLPVKFVATAVTLWLILRVSRSRVVALHRLDDGRPLLATLEPGVFEQVRERALTFLETRRTGRMSDSGAAERPEKLKEEFEKLEQWPPGQEGKLPTGISPLHLALLAGPEPPGRGGPAGLAWRTGSITLALGVIPMLYLLWWDVQAEGGPLSLTRDAGMWYSANVIQEVVFWFLPGYLLGLLWRELPGRTGAIRSLSLSGAYAAGVVAYWVPAEIMDLADVTGMSLRALLLFVVLTTAGLVTDMRTLRTVIQPWNRLGRFLLEVYRLESIPSQATFILAQIAAVLAIIQFVRGQGGEPQYPSIDPFQVPRPPG; encoded by the coding sequence ATGCGGCGGATTCTCGTCACGGTCCTGATCTTCAGCGCGCTGACGGCGGCTCTCGTGACCTTCCTGACGAACGCGGCCGACGAACTGGGCGGGACAGGCCACCGTCCTGAGTGCCCGGTGACGTCCGCCGGTGACGTCCGCAGGACGGCGAGGCTGGTGGTGGACAACACCGATGTCCCCGCGCCTGTCCTGACCTCGGTCACGGTGGTGACCGTGCCGTTGCGCGCACCACTCGTGGGAGGGCTGTTCCAGGGACGAGCCCACCCCGCCTACCGGCAGTCGATGCATTGCCTCCTGCGCACGGGCGACGGCGAATGGAGATGGTGGGAGAGACGTAAGTCCCCGCCCGCCGTGGTGGTCGGGAACGACAAGGTGATGATCACCGACACCGTCTACGCGGACGTGGACTACCTGGTCTGGGAGCTGTGCAGATCGCCTGATCAGAGCCTTGCACCCGGACCTCGGGGGTTCCCGGACTGCGAGGCCGAAGCCGGGGTCGGCCCATGGAGGCTGCACGGTCCCGGAGCCGGGCGGTGGTACTTCGAACTCGCCGCCGATCCCGCCGGGACCTGGGACGAGGTCACCCTAGAACTCCCTCCCGGCTGGCTGAGAGCACCGATCCCGCTGCCGGCCGCTTCCGGGCCCCGGCATCTGACATGGCGTGGACTCTCCCAGCCGGCCGGCTTCACGTTGCTGCCCGACATCGACGCGCGAAGCGTGATCACGATGAACGCTCATCCGGGTCGCTCCCTGAGCATGCTGCTGCTCAACCTCTGTGACCTGGCGATCCTGCTGCTCCCGGTGATCTGGACAGGGACGCGGAGCCGAGGGCGGAAGCGGTCACCGTCGTCCGGCCACCCTGACCCGGGGGACGAGCCCGGCCTGCGGGAGCGGCGCGCGCGTGACGCCGCCCGGGCGCGCCGCAGGAGGCGGTGGCGAGCGCGACTGCGTCTCCGCTTCCTGCTCGTGCCGCTGACGGTCACCTTGATCACTGCGGTGATCGACGAGACCAATGAGTGGTTCGGGCCGTCGGTGTCGGAGGGGGACGCCGAGTTCACGTACTGGGCCATCACGACAGGCGCGCTGTTGCTGTCCGGCGCCCTGATGCTGGGGGCGGCACGGCTGTGGCGCGCCCTTCCGGCGATGGTCCTGGTGGCGGCCATGTACGGGGGAGTGGGGCTGAGCGAGCGGCTCGTCCCCGCGGGGGAAGAGCATCTCGTCTTCCCGGACGAGATGCCACTGCTGCCCTGGTCGGCTCCCCTCGCCATCGGCGCGAGCTTGATCCTGGTGCTGTTGTTGCTGATCGCCGTGCTCAACGGCCTCCGGCTGGCCTGGCGACCTTGTGCCGACGCGGCGCTGCCCGCATGGGCCTGGTGGGCCGCGACGTCCGGGGCCGCGCTCACCGTCTCCTACGTCTGTTATGCCTCGGCCCGCGACAGGTCGTGGGCGGCCTGGCTGGACTACGACACGGCCTCCATCGCGGGAGTCGCGTGGGATCAGCTGTGGCTGCCGTACAGCGTGGTGTGGCTGGTGAGCGGCAGTGGGCTGCTGTGGCTCTGGCCGCTTGCCCTCGTGCTCGCGTACCTGCGCGAGCAGGCGGCGGTGCGGGCGGCGATCGGCTTGCCGTTGTGGCACTCTCCCGGGGCCGGGCCGCCGACGGTGACAGGGCCGTCCGGGCGGCGCCGCCTGATGGTGGTGTGGGTCTTCGCAGCGGGTGCCATGAGCTTCAGCGAGTACTACGGCGGCCTGTACCTGCCCGTGAAATTCGTGGCCACGGCCGTCACGCTCTGGCTGATCCTGCGCGTGAGCCGGTCGAGGGTGGTCGCGCTGCATCGCCTGGACGACGGGCGGCCACTGCTGGCCACCCTGGAGCCGGGCGTGTTCGAGCAGGTGCGCGAGCGTGCTCTGACCTTCCTCGAAACCCGCAGGACGGGCCGGATGTCCGACAGCGGAGCCGCTGAGCGGCCGGAGAAACTGAAGGAGGAATTCGAGAAGCTCGAGCAATGGCCTCCGGGCCAGGAGGGGAAGCTCCCGACCGGCATCTCTCCGTTGCACCTCGCGCTCCTCGCCGGCCCTGAGCCGCCCGGCCGCGGCGGCCCGGCGGGCCTTGCCTGGAGGACCGGCTCGATCACCCTGGCGCTGGGTGTGATCCCCATGCTCTACCTGCTGTGGTGGGACGTGCAGGCCGAAGGAGGACCACTGAGCCTGACACGGGACGCGGGCATGTGGTACTCGGCCAACGTGATCCAGGAAGTCGTCTTCTGGTTCCTACCCGGGTACCTGCTGGGTCTGTTGTGGCGTGAGCTGCCCGGCCGTACCGGTGCGATCAGGTCTCTGTCCTTGAGCGGCGCGTACGCCGCCGGGGTCGTGGCCTACTGGGTGCCGGCGGAGATCATGGATCTGGCCGACGTGACCGGGATGTCGCTGCGGGCTCTCCTGCTGTTCGTGGTGCTCACCACGGCAGGCCTGGTCACGGACATGCGCACGCTGCGTACGGTGATCCAGCCGTGGAACAGGCTCGGGCGTTTCCTGCTGGAGGTCTATCGGCTGGAGAGCATCCCGTCGCAGGCCACGTTCATCCTCGCGCAGATCGCCGCGGTGCTGGCCATCATCCAGTTCGTACGAGGGCAGGGGGGCGAGCCGCAGTACCCGAGCATCGACCCCTTCCAGGTGCCACGCCCTCCGGGGTAG
- a CDS encoding ATP-binding cassette domain-containing protein, whose translation MLRIIFSRIAEPHVGSASAFSFNMAEGMCPECEGLGKATDIDLDEVVDRELSLNEGAIKAPGYAVDSWPWQVVAGSGLFDPAVKLKDFTEQQWADLLHKPATKLKYGNNNFTYEGLLVRVRRGFLGKDRESMQPAARAFADRAIKLAPCPACDGTRLNEAARSARIGGLNIADCSAMQVNDLADFIRGIGDPRIGPVLEGLRSTLDSLVEIGLGYLSLNRESSTLSGGEAQRVKMVRHLNSSLTDVTYVFDEPTAGLHPHDIQRMNRLLLALCDKGNTVLVVEHKPETIAIADHVVDLGPGAGTAGGQVCYSGHLSGLRSSGTLTGRYLDHRVRLRDDFRRPSGQLPIRNATLHNLADVSVDIPLGVLTVVTGVAGSGKSSLIHGYVSGRDGVVVADQSPIRGSRRSNPATYTGVLDPIRTAFAKANGVKPGLFSANSEGACPACKGIGLIYTDLAMMAEVASVCETCEGKRFTAQVLTYRLRGKNISEVLEMPISEARDFFPTGQAGTILDRLVSVGLGYLGLGQPLTTLSGGERQRLKLAINMAKNGTTYVLDEPTTGLHLADVDQLLALLDRLVDDGNSVIVIEHHQAVMAHADWIIDLGPGAGHDGGQVVFSGTPSDLVANGTSLTAIHLRDYVNRP comes from the coding sequence ATGTTGCGGATCATCTTCAGCCGCATCGCCGAGCCGCACGTCGGCTCCGCCTCCGCCTTCAGCTTCAACATGGCCGAAGGCATGTGCCCGGAGTGCGAGGGGCTGGGCAAGGCGACCGACATCGACCTGGACGAGGTGGTCGACAGGGAGCTGTCGCTGAACGAGGGCGCGATCAAGGCCCCCGGGTACGCGGTGGACAGCTGGCCCTGGCAGGTCGTGGCCGGCTCCGGCCTGTTCGACCCCGCCGTCAAGCTGAAGGACTTCACCGAGCAGCAGTGGGCGGACCTGCTGCACAAGCCCGCCACCAAGCTCAAGTACGGCAACAACAACTTCACCTACGAGGGCCTGCTCGTCCGGGTCAGGCGCGGCTTCCTGGGCAAGGACCGGGAGTCGATGCAGCCGGCCGCGCGGGCGTTCGCCGACCGGGCGATCAAGCTGGCCCCCTGCCCCGCCTGCGACGGCACCCGCCTGAACGAGGCCGCCCGCTCGGCCAGGATCGGCGGCCTGAACATCGCCGACTGCTCGGCCATGCAGGTCAACGACCTGGCCGACTTCATCCGCGGCATCGGCGACCCGCGCATCGGGCCGGTCCTGGAGGGGCTGCGCTCGACGCTCGACTCGCTGGTCGAGATCGGCCTCGGCTATCTCAGCCTGAACCGGGAGTCGTCCACGCTGTCGGGCGGCGAGGCGCAGCGGGTGAAGATGGTGCGCCATCTCAATTCCAGCCTCACCGACGTCACCTACGTCTTCGACGAGCCCACCGCCGGGCTGCACCCGCACGACATCCAGCGCATGAACCGCCTGCTGCTGGCGCTGTGCGACAAGGGCAACACGGTGCTCGTGGTCGAGCACAAGCCGGAGACCATCGCCATCGCCGACCACGTCGTCGACCTCGGCCCCGGCGCGGGCACGGCCGGCGGCCAGGTCTGCTACTCCGGCCACCTGTCGGGGCTGCGCTCCTCCGGCACGCTGACCGGCCGCTACCTCGACCACCGCGTACGGCTGCGCGACGACTTCCGCAGGCCGTCCGGGCAGCTCCCGATCAGGAACGCCACCCTGCACAACCTCGCGGACGTGAGCGTGGACATCCCGCTCGGCGTGCTGACCGTGGTCACCGGCGTCGCCGGCTCCGGGAAGAGCTCCCTGATCCACGGGTACGTGTCGGGCAGGGACGGCGTGGTGGTGGCCGACCAGTCGCCGATCCGCGGGTCCCGCAGGAGCAACCCGGCCACGTACACGGGGGTGCTCGACCCGATCCGCACCGCCTTCGCCAAGGCCAACGGGGTCAAGCCGGGGCTGTTCAGCGCCAACTCCGAAGGGGCCTGCCCGGCCTGCAAGGGCATCGGCCTCATCTACACCGACCTGGCGATGATGGCCGAGGTGGCGTCGGTGTGCGAGACGTGCGAGGGCAAGCGGTTCACGGCGCAGGTGCTGACGTACCGGCTGCGCGGCAAGAACATCAGCGAGGTGCTGGAGATGCCGATCTCCGAGGCCCGCGACTTCTTCCCCACCGGCCAGGCGGGCACCATCCTCGACCGCCTCGTCTCGGTCGGCCTCGGCTACCTGGGCCTGGGCCAGCCCCTCACCACCCTGTCGGGCGGTGAACGCCAGCGCCTCAAGCTCGCCATCAACATGGCCAAGAACGGCACCACGTACGTGCTGGACGAACCCACGACGGGGCTCCACCTCGCGGACGTGGACCAGCTCCTGGCCCTCCTCGACCGCCTCGTGGACGACGGCAACTCGGTCATCGTCATCGAGCACCACCAGGCCGTCATGGCCCACGCCGACTGGATCATCGACCTCGGCCCGGGCGCCGGCCACGACGGCGGCCAGGTCGTCTTCTCCGGCACTCCGTCCGACCTGGTCGCGAACGGCACCTCCCTGACGGCCATCCACCTCCGCGACTACGTCAACCGCCCGTGA